Proteins from a single region of Bdellovibrio bacteriovorus HD100:
- a CDS encoding glycerophosphodiester phosphodiesterase family protein codes for MRRIFSPGITLLLISAFSLPIFAQIAGPIQRRPFSGDTLGKNAVMCLIAKNMEVHGHRGIDGYPNNTVASFKAAYDAGADTAELDLMITGDDQIVTAHDPIPNIKAERCSLHGKSLEKAALRNMSSTEVAQIRCGERHFSEARTEPIPLLRDVFDAFKDSKVAGKPTRLNIEIKYFKDQVQYFPPEDQYLDLIIKEIRQSGWSQDRFFVQSFNHQTLKNLKAKAPDIEVVPLIWDARGALDAATNLGSRLVTTGWPQLTPEVVFGLHQKGIRVVAWTPNTVEELKWVIASGADGVITDRADLFMKIRDELCE; via the coding sequence ATGAGACGTATTTTTTCACCCGGCATAACCCTGCTTCTGATCTCTGCCTTCAGCCTGCCGATCTTTGCGCAAATTGCCGGTCCCATTCAGCGCCGCCCCTTTAGCGGCGACACCTTGGGGAAAAACGCCGTGATGTGCCTGATTGCCAAAAACATGGAAGTCCATGGCCACCGGGGTATTGATGGTTATCCCAACAACACCGTTGCTTCTTTCAAAGCCGCCTATGACGCCGGGGCTGACACCGCCGAGCTGGATCTGATGATCACCGGCGACGATCAAATCGTGACCGCCCATGATCCAATTCCAAATATCAAGGCCGAACGCTGCTCCCTGCACGGAAAGTCCCTTGAAAAAGCCGCGCTTCGAAACATGAGTTCCACCGAGGTGGCACAGATTCGCTGTGGAGAGCGCCACTTTTCTGAAGCCCGCACAGAGCCAATACCGCTGTTGCGCGATGTCTTTGATGCCTTCAAGGACTCGAAGGTCGCCGGAAAGCCCACCCGTCTGAATATTGAAATCAAATACTTCAAGGATCAGGTGCAATACTTCCCACCAGAGGATCAATATCTGGATCTCATTATCAAGGAAATCCGCCAGAGTGGCTGGAGCCAGGACCGCTTCTTTGTGCAATCCTTCAATCATCAAACGCTGAAGAATCTGAAAGCCAAAGCCCCGGACATCGAAGTGGTGCCTTTGATATGGGATGCCCGCGGAGCCCTGGATGCCGCCACCAACCTGGGCAGCCGCCTGGTCACGACCGGCTGGCCTCAACTGACACCTGAAGTGGTCTTTGGCCTGCATCAAAAAGGCATTCGTGTGGTGGCGTGGACGCCGAATACGGTGGAAGAATTAAAATGGGTTATCGCCTCTGGGGCCGATGGTGTGATCACGGATCGCGCGGACCTGTTCATGAAAATCCGCGACGAACTGTGCGAATAA
- the nrfH gene encoding cytochrome c nitrite reductase small subunit: MSNFSKLNLLILVLFGVVIGLGCYSFIYAKGYSYMSDDPKACVNCHIMRENMDSWQKSAHHHVAKCNDCHLPHNIVGKYAVKALNGWNHSVAFTLQNFHEPILIKEHSLKVVKSSCLNCHQPMVQAMDRTDKNHNEEANCLHCHRGVGHVR; this comes from the coding sequence ATGTCCAACTTTAGCAAACTCAACCTGCTCATATTGGTTCTTTTCGGTGTTGTCATCGGCTTGGGCTGCTACTCCTTCATTTATGCCAAGGGTTATTCGTACATGTCTGACGATCCCAAGGCCTGTGTGAACTGTCATATCATGCGTGAAAACATGGATTCCTGGCAGAAGTCCGCCCATCACCACGTCGCCAAGTGCAATGACTGTCACCTGCCCCACAACATTGTTGGCAAATACGCTGTGAAAGCCCTGAATGGCTGGAACCATTCCGTCGCCTTCACCCTGCAGAACTTTCATGAGCCCATTCTGATCAAAGAACACAGCCTGAAGGTGGTGAAAAGTTCCTGCCTGAACTGCCATCAGCCCATGGTTCAGGCCATGGATCGCACCGATAAAAATCACAACGAGGAAGCCAACTGTCTGCACTGCCACCGCGGTGTGGGACACGTTCGATAG
- a CDS encoding tetratricopeptide repeat protein has protein sequence MRLSFKTTTSAALLLTLTACSSMPAKKNTEPKMQSLVTPSSALDPVNVRAEADYNFIMGDVLSREGKSEQAVALFEKVAALDPNSAAVQMRLSAEYLKVGKVKEAILKAEQAVAKDSKNIESLLVLGGLYSADKSYDKAIAQYKAVLHLEPKNSEAPIYIGSLYADKKEFKKAEQYFHSLLKDPGYETPHEVYYYIGLTHLDQEGVNHQQSAEKALKKALEIKPGFEDALISLANLYLLQNNRGKALALCLEYQKQENFSPKVADLIAQIYIEDGDSEKAYSQLEMISGNSESSLDVQMKMALLLIEQKRFNQAGAKLKDIVAQYPTADSARYYLAAVQEETGDMENAIRNYMQVPHSSKHFSEAIVHAAHLLKGQGKLNQALVITQKGLQTKADKPQVYTMYASLLDAKADYLGAAQVLEQGLSKYSKNVELLFQHALILDRLGRKDTMIAQMKKVLEIEPNHVQSLSYLAFSLAELNQHLPEAERLARRALELDPKDGYVLDTLGWVLFKQKRFSESIQVLEKAHEYQASASIIAEHLADAYSMHSQADKARQMYEKAASLTTDQKRVSKIRSKLRELSLSVSYLK, from the coding sequence ATGCGTCTATCCTTCAAAACGACCACGAGTGCCGCCCTGCTACTGACTCTGACAGCCTGCTCAAGCATGCCTGCGAAAAAAAACACCGAACCAAAAATGCAAAGCCTAGTGACGCCGTCATCCGCATTGGATCCCGTCAACGTCCGTGCAGAGGCTGACTATAACTTCATCATGGGCGATGTGCTAAGCCGCGAAGGAAAGTCCGAACAAGCCGTGGCCCTTTTTGAAAAGGTCGCAGCGCTGGATCCAAATTCGGCAGCCGTACAAATGCGCCTGTCAGCCGAATATCTCAAAGTGGGCAAGGTGAAAGAAGCCATCCTGAAGGCCGAACAAGCCGTTGCCAAAGATTCCAAAAATATCGAGTCCCTTTTGGTCTTGGGTGGGCTGTATTCCGCCGACAAATCCTATGACAAGGCGATTGCCCAATATAAAGCCGTCTTGCACCTGGAGCCCAAAAACAGCGAGGCGCCGATTTACATCGGGTCTTTGTATGCGGATAAAAAAGAATTCAAAAAAGCAGAGCAGTACTTCCACTCGCTGCTGAAAGACCCCGGCTATGAGACGCCGCACGAGGTTTACTATTACATTGGCCTGACCCATCTGGATCAGGAAGGTGTGAATCATCAACAGTCCGCAGAAAAAGCCCTGAAGAAGGCCCTGGAGATCAAACCCGGCTTTGAAGACGCGTTGATCTCGCTTGCGAATCTGTACCTGCTGCAAAACAACCGCGGAAAAGCGCTGGCTTTGTGTCTGGAATACCAAAAACAAGAAAACTTCAGCCCCAAGGTCGCTGACCTTATTGCGCAAATTTACATCGAAGACGGCGATTCGGAAAAAGCCTATTCCCAACTGGAGATGATCTCCGGAAATTCCGAGTCCTCGTTGGATGTGCAAATGAAGATGGCCCTGCTGTTGATTGAACAAAAACGTTTTAATCAGGCCGGAGCCAAACTGAAAGACATCGTCGCTCAATACCCGACGGCGGATTCGGCGCGCTATTACCTTGCGGCCGTTCAGGAAGAAACCGGTGACATGGAAAATGCCATCCGCAATTACATGCAGGTGCCGCATTCAAGCAAACACTTCAGTGAAGCGATCGTGCATGCAGCCCACCTTCTGAAGGGACAGGGCAAATTGAACCAGGCCCTGGTCATCACCCAGAAAGGCCTGCAAACCAAGGCGGACAAACCGCAGGTTTATACCATGTATGCCTCTTTGCTGGATGCAAAAGCAGACTATCTGGGGGCGGCCCAGGTGCTGGAACAGGGACTTTCAAAATACTCCAAGAATGTCGAGCTGCTGTTTCAGCATGCGCTGATTTTGGACCGACTGGGCAGAAAAGACACCATGATCGCACAGATGAAAAAGGTTCTGGAGATCGAACCCAATCACGTGCAGAGCTTAAGCTATCTGGCCTTTTCATTGGCCGAACTGAATCAGCATCTGCCAGAAGCTGAACGACTGGCAAGACGAGCTTTGGAACTGGATCCTAAAGACGGCTATGTGCTGGATACGCTGGGCTGGGTGTTGTTCAAACAAAAACGCTTCTCTGAATCCATTCAAGTCTTGGAGAAGGCCCACGAATACCAGGCTTCGGCCAGCATCATTGCCGAGCATTTGGCAGACGCTTATTCCATGCATTCCCAGGCAGACAAAGCCCGACAGATGTATGAAAAGGCGGCAAGCCTGACCACGGACCAAAAACGAGTCAGCAAGATTCGCAGCAAACTGCGCGAACTGTCGCTGTCGGTTTCTTACTTAAAATAA
- a CDS encoding class I SAM-dependent methyltransferase, whose protein sequence is MNKPTTDFFNKEAAQRYDERNSKLSRISDCMHFLSTLILKDLPEESEILCVGVGTGAEIMTLAEAFPQWRFVGVDPSANMLDVCRERMTKAGYANRCEFIHGYVQDAPTDRKFEAVVSLLVSHFVPRNERLNYFQHMTDRLKEGGFLVNAEISFDLNSPQFPAMLKGWEAVQTLMGATPESLANLPKQLKEVLTVLPPEETESLIRQSGIKEPVQFFRAMMICGWFGRNIRGS, encoded by the coding sequence ATGAACAAACCCACCACAGACTTTTTCAACAAAGAAGCGGCCCAACGTTATGACGAGCGCAACAGCAAACTAAGCCGCATTTCTGACTGCATGCACTTTCTTTCCACGCTGATTTTAAAAGACCTGCCTGAAGAATCAGAAATCCTCTGCGTCGGTGTCGGCACCGGGGCTGAGATCATGACGTTGGCGGAAGCCTTTCCACAGTGGCGGTTTGTGGGGGTGGATCCCTCTGCCAACATGCTGGATGTATGCCGCGAAAGAATGACAAAAGCGGGTTACGCAAATCGCTGCGAATTCATCCACGGTTATGTGCAAGATGCACCGACAGACAGAAAGTTTGAGGCCGTCGTCAGCCTTTTGGTAAGCCACTTTGTCCCCCGCAATGAGCGATTGAACTATTTCCAGCACATGACGGACCGCCTGAAAGAAGGCGGCTTCCTGGTGAATGCGGAAATCAGCTTTGATCTGAATTCCCCCCAGTTCCCCGCCATGCTGAAAGGCTGGGAGGCGGTGCAAACGCTGATGGGAGCCACGCCTGAGTCGCTGGCCAATTTGCCAAAACAATTAAAAGAAGTTCTGACCGTCCTGCCCCCGGAAGAAACCGAGAGCCTGATTCGTCAAAGCGGCATCAAAGAGCCTGTTCAGTTTTTCCGCGCCATGATGATTTGTGGATGGTTCGGCAGAAATATTCGCGGTTCTTAG
- a CDS encoding DoxX family protein translates to MKLALRILMGLFLVYAGLGHLTWLRTEFLAQVPKWQPFDPDFVVVASGVVEILLGLGFLLLTRYKAQVGVAGALFFIAIFPGNINQYVYQIDAFGLNTDTARLIRLFFQPVLVVWALWCTGGWDYLKAQWRRRVT, encoded by the coding sequence ATGAAGTTAGCATTGCGAATTCTGATGGGGTTATTTTTGGTCTACGCGGGACTGGGGCATCTGACCTGGCTGCGCACCGAGTTTTTGGCACAAGTTCCAAAGTGGCAGCCTTTTGATCCTGACTTCGTGGTTGTGGCATCCGGTGTTGTCGAGATTTTGCTGGGACTTGGTTTTCTTTTGCTGACACGCTACAAAGCACAGGTCGGCGTGGCCGGGGCTTTGTTCTTTATTGCGATCTTCCCAGGAAACATCAATCAGTACGTTTATCAGATCGATGCCTTCGGTCTGAACACGGACACCGCCAGGCTGATTCGGTTGTTCTTTCAGCCGGTTCTGGTGGTCTGGGCGCTTTGGTGCACCGGAGGCTGGGACTATCTGAAGGCGCAATGGCGTCGTCGAGTGACGTAG
- a CDS encoding ammonia-forming cytochrome c nitrite reductase subunit c552 has translation MNKNKWMFLAVGGAAIVTVLVTALLVNIFERKSEEKNPFYRVVEITDDIDDPAVWGKNFPHQYDSYLKTADMTRTKYGGSEAFPHIPTDKDPRDVVSAQKLDEDPRLKIMWAGYAFSKDFREERGHAYMLVDQIFTERQNVVKQPGTCLNCHASTYLLYKKLGDGDITKGFEEMGKIPYKDIVHSVQHPVSCIDCHDPSTMALRVTRPAFMEGIKLVKAQQGIKEYDVNKMASRQEMRSFVCGQCHVEYYFKGEEKRLTYPWAKGLKADQIVEYYKENGFKDWVHALTGAEVLKAQHPEFEMFNQGTHARAGVACVDCHMPYQRVGAMKVTDHQVRSPLLNINKACQTCHNVPEAELKARVETIQDRHISLRDVAFDALVDYINDLKEFKDEKNPSETLKKARALQKEAQFLFDFVEAENSSGFHAPQESARILGLSIEKVREGQKLLATLRNSKVAGK, from the coding sequence ATGAACAAGAACAAATGGATGTTTCTGGCCGTCGGCGGCGCCGCCATCGTCACGGTGCTGGTCACAGCCCTGCTGGTGAACATCTTTGAAAGAAAATCTGAAGAGAAAAATCCCTTCTATCGCGTTGTGGAAATCACAGATGATATCGATGATCCGGCAGTCTGGGGTAAGAATTTCCCGCACCAGTATGATTCCTATCTGAAAACCGCTGACATGACCCGCACCAAGTACGGCGGATCTGAGGCCTTCCCCCATATCCCCACGGACAAAGACCCCCGCGACGTGGTTTCAGCCCAGAAGCTGGATGAGGATCCCCGCCTGAAAATCATGTGGGCGGGCTATGCCTTCTCCAAAGACTTCCGCGAAGAGCGCGGTCACGCTTACATGCTGGTCGATCAGATTTTCACAGAACGCCAGAATGTGGTGAAACAGCCCGGCACCTGCCTGAACTGCCATGCGTCCACTTATCTGCTGTATAAAAAACTGGGTGACGGTGACATCACCAAGGGCTTTGAAGAAATGGGTAAAATCCCCTACAAGGACATCGTGCACTCCGTTCAGCACCCTGTGTCCTGCATCGACTGCCATGATCCTTCCACCATGGCTTTGCGAGTGACCCGCCCGGCCTTTATGGAGGGCATCAAGCTGGTCAAAGCCCAGCAGGGCATCAAAGAATACGATGTGAACAAAATGGCTTCCCGTCAGGAAATGCGCAGCTTTGTCTGTGGCCAGTGCCACGTCGAGTACTACTTTAAAGGTGAAGAAAAACGCCTGACTTATCCTTGGGCCAAGGGTCTGAAGGCCGATCAGATCGTGGAATACTACAAAGAAAACGGATTCAAGGACTGGGTGCATGCCCTGACCGGCGCCGAGGTATTAAAAGCCCAGCACCCCGAGTTTGAAATGTTTAATCAGGGCACACATGCACGTGCGGGTGTGGCTTGCGTGGACTGTCACATGCCTTATCAGCGTGTCGGCGCTATGAAAGTCACCGACCACCAGGTGCGCAGTCCGCTTTTGAATATCAACAAAGCCTGCCAGACCTGCCACAACGTGCCGGAAGCGGAACTGAAGGCCCGAGTTGAAACAATCCAGGATCGTCATATCTCTTTGCGGGATGTGGCCTTTGATGCGCTGGTGGACTACATCAATGATCTGAAAGAATTTAAAGACGAAAAGAACCCGTCGGAGACCCTGAAAAAAGCCCGCGCCCTGCAAAAAGAAGCTCAGTTCCTGTTCGACTTTGTCGAAGCTGAGAACTCGTCCGGCTTCCATGCTCCGCAGGAGTCTGCGCGCATTCTGGGCCTGTCCATCGAAAAAGTCCGGGAAGGCCAGAAGCTGCTAGCCACCCTTCGTAACAGCAAAGTGGCCGGAAAGTAG
- a CDS encoding mechanosensitive ion channel family protein, with translation MENSELYQQLRQIWQMLNEPLFRIKEAEISVASVLISILLLVGAVFGSRLISRIVVNQLSRRSVDSGVRDSIAKFVRYALVVMGVLFALDNMGISISSLAAVGAVLMVGIGFGLQNVTQNFIAGIILLIERPIKLGDIIQVGDTSGKVIDIRVRSSIIRTRDEVTIIVPNSKFIAEEVTNESLASGRIRQHIRVGVAYGSDVALVKQVLIEAALQHPEVVQDPLPNALLKDFGESALVFDLRFWCRNIWRIETITSDIRTTIEARFRENKILVPYPRIDVSLVKAEQFSQHERRGRELDQ, from the coding sequence ATGGAAAATTCCGAATTGTACCAGCAGCTAAGACAGATCTGGCAAATGCTCAACGAGCCTCTTTTTCGGATTAAAGAGGCTGAAATATCAGTGGCCAGTGTGTTGATCTCCATTCTGTTGTTGGTGGGGGCCGTCTTTGGATCGCGTCTGATCAGCAGGATCGTGGTGAACCAGCTATCGCGACGGAGTGTGGACAGTGGGGTGCGGGACTCTATCGCGAAATTTGTGCGCTATGCGCTGGTTGTGATGGGGGTGTTGTTTGCCCTTGATAATATGGGTATTTCCATCAGTTCTTTGGCGGCGGTGGGGGCCGTTTTGATGGTGGGTATTGGTTTTGGCTTGCAGAATGTCACCCAGAACTTTATCGCCGGCATCATTCTGCTGATTGAACGTCCCATTAAATTGGGGGATATCATTCAGGTTGGGGACACTTCCGGAAAAGTCATTGATATCCGCGTTCGCTCTTCGATCATCCGAACCCGGGATGAAGTCACAATCATTGTTCCCAACTCCAAGTTCATAGCCGAAGAGGTGACAAATGAAAGTCTGGCCTCGGGCAGAATCCGTCAGCATATCAGGGTGGGGGTGGCCTATGGTTCGGATGTGGCCCTGGTAAAACAAGTGCTGATTGAAGCGGCTTTGCAGCACCCCGAAGTGGTGCAGGATCCCTTACCGAATGCTTTATTAAAGGATTTTGGTGAATCGGCATTGGTGTTTGACCTGCGTTTTTGGTGTCGCAATATCTGGAGGATCGAAACGATCACCAGCGACATCCGCACCACGATTGAAGCCCGCTTTCGCGAAAACAAGATCTTGGTGCCTTACCCAAGGATCGACGTGTCGCTGGTGAAAGCGGAGCAGTTCTCACAGCACGAAAGACGCGGCCGGGAGCTGGATCAATAA
- a CDS encoding zinc-binding dehydrogenase — protein MFAARYVPGKKELSLVEVPKPTPGPLDVILKIRAAGICHSDLHVLHGEVPYKESFTMGHEACGEVVEKGSEVFGTFNPGDLYAVHGPNPCGHCNYCRTGHDNLCNDPSRTFIGLGQDGAYAEYLKVPARNIVKVPKGISPEVAAVATDAVLTPYHAIKTKGGVGLGSKVLAIGLGGLGMNGVQIALALGAEVTAVDLKDANLETAKSFGVQKVLNSKQISSLTPLSFDVVVDFVGLESTFKDAQNFVKPGGTILLIGLGSAQVPLTTATAITFETKVQASFWGTHVEMQELYELIAEGKIKPQVETAPMKEVNHWLHELEAGRVKSRMALIP, from the coding sequence ATGTTTGCCGCAAGATATGTCCCTGGAAAAAAAGAACTTTCATTGGTCGAAGTTCCCAAACCCACACCCGGCCCACTGGATGTGATTCTGAAAATTCGCGCTGCCGGCATTTGTCATTCGGACCTGCACGTCTTGCACGGTGAGGTGCCTTACAAAGAAAGCTTCACCATGGGCCATGAAGCCTGCGGCGAGGTGGTGGAAAAAGGCTCGGAAGTCTTCGGCACTTTTAATCCCGGCGACCTTTACGCTGTTCACGGACCGAATCCATGCGGGCATTGCAACTATTGCCGCACTGGTCATGACAATCTTTGCAACGACCCCAGCAGAACCTTTATCGGTCTGGGACAAGACGGAGCTTATGCCGAATACCTGAAGGTCCCCGCCCGCAACATCGTCAAAGTCCCCAAAGGTATCAGCCCTGAAGTCGCGGCCGTCGCCACGGATGCGGTGCTAACTCCTTATCATGCCATCAAAACAAAGGGCGGCGTGGGCCTGGGATCCAAAGTGCTGGCGATCGGCTTGGGTGGCCTGGGAATGAACGGCGTTCAAATCGCCCTGGCTCTGGGGGCGGAAGTCACCGCCGTGGATTTAAAAGACGCCAATCTGGAAACCGCAAAATCTTTTGGTGTGCAAAAGGTTTTAAACTCCAAACAGATCTCGTCTTTGACGCCGCTGTCTTTTGATGTGGTGGTGGACTTTGTCGGTCTTGAATCGACCTTCAAGGATGCCCAGAATTTCGTAAAACCCGGCGGCACCATTTTGCTGATAGGCCTGGGATCCGCCCAAGTGCCACTGACGACGGCCACGGCCATCACCTTTGAAACAAAAGTGCAAGCGTCCTTCTGGGGCACTCACGTCGAAATGCAGGAGCTTTACGAACTGATCGCGGAAGGTAAAATCAAACCGCAGGTTGAAACAGCACCGATGAAAGAAGTGAATCACTGGCTGCACGAGCTGGAAGCCGGGCGAGTCAAATCGCGCATGGCATTGATTCCGTAA
- a CDS encoding DUF346 domain-containing protein: protein MRFKIISLFATLLLSSFSAQGYVPNSPLTTNDPSFGMTGKFNPAGWSDWITIGGIGTSDPASCSLSGFRNIVFVKGTDNALWSRYWNGAEWSEWFSLGGVLTSSPAAACQGEQIYVFARGTDNALWARYWWGSQWSEWISIGGVLTSGPAVTSWEFGRVDVFVRGTDNALWHKWFASGAWSEWESLGGILTSDPAAASWSAGRIDVFVRGTDNALWHKWFAGGWSGWESLGGILTSDPDVASWGAGRLDVFVRGTDNALWHLWWDSKWSSWESLGGILTSGPGAAALAQGYLIIYVKGTDQALWFKTFAP from the coding sequence ATGCGTTTCAAAATAATTTCACTTTTTGCGACGTTGTTATTGTCTTCATTCTCGGCTCAAGGGTACGTTCCCAACTCGCCCCTCACGACAAATGATCCTTCGTTCGGTATGACCGGAAAGTTCAATCCCGCCGGGTGGTCGGACTGGATCACCATTGGTGGTATTGGCACATCTGATCCAGCCAGTTGTTCCCTTTCAGGGTTTCGCAACATCGTGTTTGTAAAAGGCACCGACAATGCGCTGTGGTCGCGTTACTGGAACGGAGCCGAATGGTCTGAATGGTTTTCTTTAGGGGGCGTGCTGACGTCTTCACCTGCGGCGGCCTGCCAAGGTGAACAGATCTATGTCTTTGCCCGGGGCACCGACAACGCCCTGTGGGCGCGTTACTGGTGGGGATCTCAGTGGAGTGAATGGATCAGCATCGGTGGTGTGCTGACATCAGGGCCGGCGGTGACTTCATGGGAATTTGGCCGCGTGGATGTCTTTGTTCGCGGTACCGACAATGCCCTCTGGCACAAGTGGTTCGCCAGTGGCGCGTGGTCTGAATGGGAGTCCTTGGGTGGCATTCTGACTTCCGACCCTGCGGCGGCGTCATGGTCCGCCGGAAGAATTGACGTCTTTGTCCGTGGCACTGACAACGCCCTCTGGCACAAGTGGTTTGCGGGTGGCTGGTCCGGCTGGGAATCTCTGGGCGGCATTCTGACCTCTGATCCCGATGTGGCTTCTTGGGGTGCAGGAAGATTGGATGTTTTTGTTCGCGGCACTGACAACGCCCTTTGGCACCTGTGGTGGGATAGCAAATGGAGCTCGTGGGAGTCCTTGGGAGGCATTTTAACCTCCGGCCCCGGAGCTGCCGCATTGGCTCAGGGGTATCTGATCATTTACGTGAAAGGAACTGATCAGGCCCTCTGGTTTAAGACCTTTGCACCTTAA
- a CDS encoding HAD family hydrolase gives MLHHFFPEHSFKALLFDFDGTVADTMPAHLAAWNKALDKYDLSLSREQHLSWAGRPTARIVEMMNELHQTRIDPEQFVKEKESHYLASLNDVTPITSVMEIIEHYHGKLPMAIVTGSRRKIVELTMNQLGIQKYFDTLVCAEDYTQGKPAPDCFLLAAAKVNAAPTDCLAFEDAVLGIEAAHTAGMNCLKVTDSYSLVHTR, from the coding sequence ATGCTTCATCATTTCTTTCCTGAGCACTCTTTTAAAGCTCTGCTGTTTGACTTCGACGGCACGGTCGCCGACACCATGCCTGCCCACCTTGCAGCCTGGAACAAAGCCCTGGACAAGTATGATCTGTCGCTCAGTCGCGAGCAACACCTGTCCTGGGCCGGCCGACCCACGGCCCGCATTGTTGAGATGATGAATGAACTGCACCAGACCCGGATTGATCCAGAGCAGTTTGTGAAAGAAAAAGAATCCCACTATCTGGCCTCTTTGAACGATGTCACCCCCATCACTTCCGTGATGGAGATCATCGAGCACTATCACGGCAAACTGCCGATGGCGATTGTCACCGGCAGCCGCCGCAAGATCGTGGAACTGACGATGAATCAACTGGGCATTCAGAAGTATTTCGACACCCTGGTGTGCGCCGAGGATTACACGCAGGGAAAACCCGCACCGGACTGCTTTTTACTTGCCGCTGCGAAAGTCAACGCGGCTCCGACGGATTGTCTGGCTTTTGAAGATGCTGTGCTGGGAATTGAAGCGGCCCACACCGCAGGGATGAACTGCCTGAAGGTCACCGACAGTTACAGTCTTGTTCACACCCGCTAA
- a CDS encoding RluA family pseudouridine synthase, whose translation MKKIPKKHQPRGFEILHEDLDVIVGNKAAGVLTVAAKWDRDNTVHNLLNLYVRKGNPRSNKCVYVVHRLDQATTGVLIFAKTEQVQHFLKDDWKSTIKTYYAIVHGKMPKKSGTITSYLEEDENYVVHSSKDSDKGKLAITEYEVLKETEKFSLLKINLLTGKKNQIRVHLAGEGHPIVGDPKYGKPTTNLKELRLHSASLEFTHPHSKKRITIKAPVPNYFRTLIDYEY comes from the coding sequence ATGAAAAAGATCCCCAAAAAACACCAGCCCCGCGGCTTTGAAATTCTTCACGAAGACCTGGATGTCATCGTCGGCAACAAAGCGGCCGGGGTTCTGACGGTGGCCGCGAAATGGGATCGTGACAACACCGTTCACAATCTGCTGAATCTGTATGTCCGTAAGGGCAACCCCCGCTCCAACAAGTGTGTCTATGTTGTGCATCGTTTGGATCAAGCCACCACCGGTGTTTTGATCTTTGCAAAAACCGAACAGGTTCAGCACTTTCTGAAAGACGACTGGAAATCCACGATCAAAACATACTACGCGATTGTTCACGGCAAGATGCCAAAGAAAAGCGGCACGATCACCAGTTATCTGGAAGAGGATGAAAACTATGTTGTCCATTCCAGCAAGGATTCCGACAAAGGGAAACTGGCGATCACCGAATATGAGGTTCTGAAAGAAACTGAGAAGTTCAGTCTTTTGAAAATCAACCTGCTGACCGGCAAGAAAAACCAGATCCGCGTGCATCTGGCTGGCGAAGGACATCCCATCGTCGGCGATCCCAAGTACGGAAAGCCCACGACGAACCTCAAAGAACTGCGTCTGCATTCTGCCAGTCTTGAGTTCACTCACCCGCACAGCAAAAAGCGCATCACCATCAAGGCTCCTGTCCCGAATTATTTCCGCACGCTCATTGATTACGAATATTAA